A window of the Lactuca sativa cultivar Salinas chromosome 5, Lsat_Salinas_v11, whole genome shotgun sequence genome harbors these coding sequences:
- the LOC111897504 gene encoding uncharacterized protein LOC111897504 yields the protein MDGNPLYPTLFNNQKMSVRLLREEVKTTFGIVVSMSPCRRAKKYALSLFEGTVVENYARIWSYCKDIKRSNLGSTIKIYVDAMPDGKNYFSKIYICFDALKQGCRGGCRRIINLDGCFMKSFSSNRKWFIENLFEDLQCWNEGSGLVLISDQHKGLVEAVKEVFPIAEHRQCARHIYANFRNKFSGVKFKNLFWRASKAKNAAHFNIVMKEIEKLNPKAVNHLMDKDPKTWSLVFFRVHNSSCESMENGFSESFNSVILDARKKPIIIMLEDIRIYVMQRIVSMKLIGQGWNRYSVCPNIKTRLSILQYDQRYWQVVSCGGMKFERRKMDESYIVDVTNKECNCRLWQLNGYGCVHSVATLAYLNIIPDGLYVDPLYLGAFFNNSYKQSISGMNGMDMWPSTDFIPPLPPLKRRMPSKPTMKRIRDACERSGKHMKGHNKTTCTQVLRPPKTNVTKKQKIMQTQESVNMQGGGEDAVMGDVVEP from the exons ATGGATGGGAACCCACTTTACCCAACACTTTTTAACAATCAAAAGATGAGTGTCAGATTACTTAGAGAGGAGGTGAAAACCACTTTTGGCATTGTTGTGAGTATGAGTCCGTGTAGGAGAGCCAAGAAGTATGCATTGAGTCTATTTGAAGGCACGGTTGTAGAAAATTATGCTAGAATATGGTCATACTGTAAGGATATTAAAAGATCAAATCTTGGATCCACTATTAAAATTTATGTGGATGCAATGCCTGATGGTAAGAATTACTTCAGCAAGATTTACATATGCTTTGATGCACTCAAACAAGGGTGTAGGGGAGGGTGTAGAAGGATCATTAACTTGGATGGTTGTTTCATGAAAAGTTTTTCTAGT AATCGGAAATGGTTCATTGAAAATCTTTTTGAAGATTTGCAGTGTTGGAATGAAGGAAGTGGTTTGGTTTTAATTTCTGATCAACACAAG GGTTTGGTTGAGGCAGTCAAAGAAGTATTCCCAATAGCAGAACATAGGCAGTGTGCTAGGCATATATATGCCAATTTTAGAAACAAGTTTAGTGGAGTCAAGTTTAAAAATTTGTTTTGGAGAGCAAGCAAGGCAAAAAATGCAGCACATTTTAACATAGTCATGAAAGAGATTGAAAAGTTGAATCCTAAAGCCGTTAACCATCTTATGGATAAAGATCCAAAGACTTGGTCTCTAGTTTTTTTTAGAGTTCACAATTCATCTTGTGAATCTATGGAGAATGGCTTTTCAGAGAGCTTTAATAGTGTGATTTTGGATGCTAGGAAGAAACCTATTATCATCATGTTAGAGGACATTCGTATATATGTGATGCAAAGGATAGTGAGTATGAAACTAATAGGTCAAGGATGGAATCGTTATTCTGTTTGTCCAAACATCAAAACAAGATTGAGTATTCTCCAATATGACCAAAG GTATTGGCAGGTTGTGTCTTGTGGGGGTATGAAGTTTGAAAGAAGGAAAATGGATGAGTCGTATATTGTTGATGTCACAAATAAGGAATGCAATTGCAGGTTATGGCAACTAAATGGGTATGGTTGTGTTCATTCTGTAGCTACATTAGCATATTTAAACATCATACCTGATGGGTTATATGTAGACCCATTGTACCTGGGAGCCTTCTTCAATAATAGCTACAAACAGTCCATTAGTGGCATGAATGGGATGGACATGTGGCCTTCtacagactttatacctccattgCCTCCATTAAAAAGAAGAATGCCAAGCAAGCCAACCATGAAAAGAATAAGAGATGCTTGTGAAAGGTCTGGAAAACACATG AAAGGGCACAACAAGACCACTTGCACTCAAGTGCTAAGGCCTCCTAAAACTAATGTCACAAAGAAACAAAAGATCATGCAAACACAAGAGTCAGTGAATATGCAAGGGGGTGGAGAAGATGCTGTTATGGGTGATGTAGTTGAGCCATAA